The sequence below is a genomic window from Vicingus serpentipes.
AGGTAGTAAATAAAGCTTTTATTTATTATTACGAAGGAAGAAACGAAAGAGCATATTAGAATTAATTTATTGATAAATATTTCGTTTTCATTAATTTCTAAAATAATTCTGCATATTTGCAGAGTAATCTTAGTAGATTTTTTTGAAAAATGAACAAGAAAATAGTTATTGGTCGGCAAGATATTGCTGACTTTCCTGACCTAAAGCTAGTTGAAATTCCTATTAAAATAGATTCAGGAGCTTATACGTCTAGTTTTCATTGTCATAATATTGAAGAGTTTATTGAGAAAGGAGTTAAAAAGATAAAATGTAACTTTTTAGATCCTGAGCATGAACAATACCATGAAAAGGAATTTGTTTTTGAGAATTATAAAATAAGAAAAGTTAAAAGCTCGAACGGAATTACCGAAGAAAGATACAGTGTAGTTACTAAAATCGAAATATTTAATCAGTT
It includes:
- a CDS encoding ATP-dependent zinc protease family protein; the encoded protein is MNKKIVIGRQDIADFPDLKLVEIPIKIDSGAYTSSFHCHNIEEFIEKGVKKIKCNFLDPEHEQYHEKEFVFENYKIRKVKSSNGITEERYSVVTKIEIFNQLLPIELTLTERGSMRFHVLIGRKFLSKKFVIDTALTDQSFKKIIKFYP